In a single window of the Armatimonadia bacterium genome:
- a CDS encoding DUF6785 family protein, whose amino-acid sequence MNEKTALSRSTTFRAVALGVLAVIGFTVAGCFSVLLRYEIIGTGYLPRGALALLLLLVLANAILGRFAKKLRLLRNEILLIFIMLLGMAIIPGQDFAQHFYLNIVGLVYYTTPDIASPELYLDDLNPALVPSVDRESPEIRWAFEGAPPGKDLPYHAWIKPLAIWTPYMFALYWMMLFFAAIISPRWEDEEKLLFPLMQVPNEMTNLSTGWVPELLRNKLMWICFGIVVFLYTVKGLHTYFPTIPDINLQQTTKQIVAGGPGVVFNNVALHIYPEMIGIAYLLTSEVGFSMWFFYLLRLAEDFTRNMIGIQTSSYQFFEFQTTGAYVALGLALLWSARRHIAAVVAFAFGMGPEPTQIAGGRPQPYRMAVWGFIVCFSFAIIWATQVGVSFTWALVYIGLMPLIGLVVSRVICEAGMFLYTSPFRLNESLFRIFGTQHFGPQNLTLMSAMSWVQVRDTGSHFMPLALQSLKLGSMADLDRKHVLWLVMLSTAVAILTCHIVCPYVIYTWGVPKLGWWERTSSLGAVNRLVSFIRNKSEMLPGDWAALGAGGLVTMFLVAMRQRFLWWPLHPAGFVAWLGWPIERYWLSFLLGWLMKIVVLRFWGYKAFAKLRPAAFGFILGICFMLTFWLVFHFFVEGPPVLIE is encoded by the coding sequence ATGAACGAAAAGACCGCCCTGTCTCGCTCAACCACTTTCCGCGCCGTTGCCCTCGGAGTCCTTGCCGTTATCGGGTTCACCGTCGCGGGGTGCTTCTCCGTACTCCTCCGCTACGAGATCATCGGCACGGGGTACCTTCCTCGAGGCGCACTGGCTCTGCTCCTGCTGCTCGTCTTGGCGAACGCCATCCTTGGCCGCTTCGCCAAGAAGTTGCGCCTCCTGCGCAACGAGATCCTGCTGATCTTCATCATGCTCCTCGGCATGGCCATCATCCCGGGGCAGGACTTCGCACAGCACTTCTACCTCAATATCGTCGGTCTGGTCTACTACACGACGCCGGATATTGCTAGCCCGGAGCTGTACCTCGATGACCTCAACCCGGCGCTGGTCCCCAGTGTGGATCGGGAGTCTCCCGAGATCCGCTGGGCCTTTGAAGGGGCGCCTCCCGGCAAGGACTTGCCCTACCATGCCTGGATCAAGCCTCTGGCTATCTGGACCCCGTACATGTTCGCACTGTACTGGATGATGCTGTTCTTCGCCGCCATCATCTCACCTAGGTGGGAGGACGAAGAAAAGCTACTGTTCCCCTTGATGCAGGTCCCCAATGAGATGACCAACCTCAGCACGGGGTGGGTGCCTGAGCTGTTGCGGAACAAGCTGATGTGGATCTGCTTCGGCATCGTGGTGTTTCTCTACACGGTCAAGGGGTTGCACACCTACTTCCCGACGATACCCGACATCAACCTTCAGCAGACCACAAAGCAGATCGTCGCCGGCGGTCCCGGTGTGGTCTTCAACAATGTGGCCCTCCACATCTACCCCGAGATGATCGGCATAGCCTACTTGCTGACCAGCGAGGTAGGCTTCAGCATGTGGTTCTTCTACCTCCTCCGGTTGGCGGAAGACTTCACCCGGAACATGATCGGGATTCAGACGAGTTCCTACCAGTTCTTCGAGTTCCAGACGACTGGCGCGTACGTAGCCCTGGGTCTCGCCCTCCTGTGGTCGGCGCGAAGGCACATCGCTGCGGTCGTCGCCTTCGCCTTCGGGATGGGTCCGGAGCCGACGCAGATAGCCGGGGGCCGTCCGCAGCCCTACCGGATGGCCGTCTGGGGCTTCATCGTGTGCTTCAGCTTCGCTATTATCTGGGCCACGCAGGTCGGCGTCAGCTTCACCTGGGCGCTGGTTTACATCGGCCTGATGCCGCTGATCGGCCTCGTCGTCTCGCGCGTCATCTGCGAGGCCGGCATGTTCCTTTACACCTCTCCTTTCCGGCTCAACGAGTCCCTGTTCCGCATCTTCGGCACACAGCACTTCGGGCCTCAGAACCTGACGCTGATGAGCGCGATGAGTTGGGTGCAGGTTCGCGACACCGGAAGCCACTTCATGCCCCTTGCCCTACAGAGCCTCAAGCTCGGGTCGATGGCCGACCTTGACCGCAAGCACGTCCTGTGGCTCGTCATGCTCAGCACGGCGGTGGCCATTCTCACCTGTCACATCGTGTGCCCTTACGTGATCTACACCTGGGGCGTCCCCAAGCTCGGATGGTGGGAGCGCACGAGTTCCCTGGGCGCCGTGAACCGCCTGGTGTCCTTCATCCGCAACAAGAGCGAGATGCTCCCGGGCGATTGGGCGGCCCTCGGCGCCGGCGGCCTGGTCACGATGTTCCTGGTTGCCATGCGACAGCGGTTCCTCTGGTGGCCCCTCCACCCGGCCGGTTTCGTAGCCTGGTTGGGCTGGCCCATCGAGCGTTACTGGCTGTCCTTCCTCCTGGGCTGGCTGATGAAGATCGTCGTGCTGCGCTTCTGGGGCTACAAGGCCTTCGCGAAGTTGCGGCCGGCCGCCTTCGGGTTCATCCTGGGTATCTGCTTCATGCTGACCTTCTGGCTGGTATTCCACTTCTTCGTGGAAGGCCCGCCGGTGCTGATCGAGTAG
- a CDS encoding alpha-L-fucosidase, whose amino-acid sequence MKRFGDGRDWFFERRFGLFVHWGLYAIHGWHEQEQWRGRVDRGEYEKLQAQWNPVRYNPDEWLDLAEEVGMRYVCLTTKHHDGFCLWNTKQTDFNTMNTPYGKDIVGMLAEACHRRGFPLCLYYSCADWHHPNYPNQGRHHELPVPLPGDEPDHARYLEYLKAQVEELCTQYGEIHGFWWDMNVEKHVDPTINQRIRELQPKAVINNRGYDEGDFGTPERDYDQGADAPLTFGRPTEACQSVGIESWGYRVDEDYYTDRHLQRSLDKYLARDANYLLNVGPTADGRIAEKPAAILKRLGKWYRSVRESFEEVEPASSLAANREVLLTRRGNTVYVHLYRDPVGEAVKLKPLAVTPRKATLLNTGEPVDFAVDLVPSDHVEHKPYLRLRGLPVNEWAKSVLVVRLEFEDLPAGHGQGEDAVEAGDLRRR is encoded by the coding sequence GTGAAGCGGTTTGGTGACGGCAGAGACTGGTTCTTCGAGAGGCGATTCGGGCTCTTCGTGCACTGGGGCCTGTACGCCATCCACGGCTGGCATGAGCAGGAGCAGTGGCGCGGTCGGGTGGATCGCGGCGAGTACGAGAAGCTCCAGGCACAATGGAATCCGGTGCGCTACAACCCCGACGAATGGCTTGATCTGGCTGAAGAGGTCGGGATGCGGTACGTGTGCCTGACTACGAAGCACCACGACGGCTTCTGCCTGTGGAACACGAAGCAGACCGACTTCAACACGATGAACACACCCTATGGTAAGGACATCGTGGGGATGCTCGCCGAGGCCTGCCATCGCCGGGGCTTCCCGCTCTGCCTGTACTACTCCTGCGCGGACTGGCACCATCCCAACTACCCGAACCAGGGGCGACACCACGAGCTTCCCGTTCCTTTGCCCGGAGATGAGCCCGACCATGCCCGGTATCTTGAGTACCTGAAGGCGCAGGTCGAGGAGCTCTGCACGCAGTACGGCGAGATTCACGGCTTCTGGTGGGACATGAACGTCGAGAAGCACGTGGACCCGACCATCAACCAGAGGATTCGTGAACTGCAGCCGAAGGCAGTGATCAACAACCGGGGCTACGACGAGGGCGACTTCGGCACCCCCGAGCGCGACTATGACCAGGGCGCCGATGCACCGCTGACCTTCGGGCGCCCCACGGAGGCCTGCCAGTCGGTGGGGATCGAAAGCTGGGGCTACCGCGTCGACGAAGACTACTACACGGACCGGCACCTGCAGCGCAGTCTCGACAAATACCTCGCCCGCGACGCCAACTACCTGCTCAACGTGGGGCCGACGGCGGATGGACGGATTGCGGAGAAGCCCGCAGCAATCCTCAAGCGTCTCGGCAAATGGTACCGGTCTGTGCGCGAGTCCTTCGAGGAGGTTGAGCCGGCCTCGAGTCTGGCGGCGAACCGCGAGGTGCTGCTCACACGTCGCGGGAACACGGTCTACGTTCACCTCTATCGCGACCCGGTGGGTGAGGCCGTCAAGCTGAAGCCGCTTGCTGTCACGCCGCGCAAGGCGACCTTGCTCAACACCGGCGAGCCGGTGGACTTCGCGGTCGACCTCGTGCCCAGCGACCATGTAGAGCACAAGCCGTACCTGCGCCTGCGGGGGCTCCCGGTCAACGAGTGGGCCAAGAGCGTGCTGGTTGTGAGGCTCGAGTTTGAGGACCTCCCCGCCGGTCATGGGCAAGGCGAGGACGCAGTCGAGGCTGGTGACCTGCGGCGCCGTTAG
- a CDS encoding Gfo/Idh/MocA family oxidoreductase: MALRVGVVGMRGIGNTHATAHKNDDLAELVAVCDVIKQPADEAAEKFGVKAYYSLSDMLANEDLDIVDITTGGIENGSWHYEPVMEALEAGKNVLVEKPISNDINLAREMVATATKKDVYLGCNLNHFFTEPAARAKKYMQDGQIGELVYCLHKVGFNGGEFTYKPNAGQRFGGVPYGHLKAFLSHPFACMRHFCGDITHLQAFVDRPSYRRHAGDAMLSIASIHVRFANDAVGYLISQRGDAPYGLGGWWSLEVAGTRGTFCIENCVEKLTYWPAPDPSNPAAAPASLGYAAGAEVLNTGVTDFGATFPNRIHAYLEDVTNGVPKERIRASGRDALATLEYTWAVMESYEQGGIMLRPHPLPPLKGVPGE, encoded by the coding sequence ATGGCACTCAGAGTTGGCGTGGTTGGGATGCGTGGCATCGGCAACACCCATGCCACGGCCCACAAGAACGACGACCTGGCCGAACTCGTCGCAGTGTGCGACGTCATCAAGCAGCCGGCCGACGAGGCTGCCGAGAAGTTCGGCGTCAAAGCCTACTACAGCCTCAGCGATATGCTCGCCAATGAGGACCTCGACATCGTCGACATCACCACCGGCGGCATCGAGAACGGAAGCTGGCACTACGAGCCCGTCATGGAGGCTCTTGAGGCCGGCAAGAACGTGCTTGTGGAGAAGCCAATCTCCAACGACATCAACCTGGCGCGCGAGATGGTTGCGACCGCCACCAAGAAGGACGTCTATCTCGGCTGCAACCTCAACCACTTCTTCACCGAGCCCGCGGCGCGAGCCAAGAAGTACATGCAGGACGGCCAGATCGGCGAGTTGGTCTACTGCCTGCACAAGGTCGGCTTCAACGGTGGCGAGTTCACCTACAAGCCCAATGCCGGACAGCGCTTTGGCGGCGTGCCCTATGGCCACCTCAAGGCCTTCCTGTCTCATCCCTTCGCCTGCATGCGCCACTTCTGCGGCGACATCACCCACCTCCAGGCTTTCGTCGATCGCCCGAGTTACCGCCGCCATGCCGGTGACGCCATGCTCTCCATCGCCAGCATCCACGTGCGCTTCGCCAACGACGCCGTCGGCTACCTCATCAGCCAGCGCGGAGATGCCCCCTACGGTCTCGGTGGATGGTGGAGCCTGGAGGTCGCAGGCACTCGCGGCACCTTCTGCATCGAGAACTGTGTCGAGAAGCTGACCTACTGGCCCGCTCCCGATCCCAGCAATCCCGCTGCCGCTCCTGCGTCCCTGGGCTATGCAGCCGGTGCCGAGGTTCTCAACACAGGCGTCACCGATTTCGGCGCCACCTTCCCGAACCGCATCCACGCGTACCTCGAAGACGTCACCAACGGCGTGCCGAAGGAACGGATCCGGGCTTCCGGCCGCGATGCCCTGGCGACGCTGGAGTACACCTGGGCGGTCATGGAGTCCTACGAGCAGGGCGGCATTATGCTCCGGCCGCATCCGCTGCCCCCGCTCAAGGGCGTCCCGGGCGAGTAG
- a CDS encoding sulfatase-like hydrolase/transferase: MSTDSTARPNVLVIMSDDQGAWAMRCAGNTDLHTPNLDRLAETGIRFESCFCASPVCSPARASFLTGRMPSQHGVHDWLRKGNVEDPEGQHGHDRPVEYLAGMLGYTEVLAQKGYRCALSGKWHMGASQTPQKGFGHWFTHGFGGGPYYGWIAVRDGNLYKEPGYVTDVFTDEALRFLDTHGDDPEPWYLHVTYTAPHSPWDRDNHPAEVWETYNDCDFTATPDLPLHPWQANTAPQGTGERRKELLHGYYTAITAMDTQIGRILDWLEAHGQRENTLVVFTSDNGMNMGHHGIWGKGNGTFPMNLFDTSCKVPLIFSRPGQIAQGRVEERMVCHYDFMPTLLDYLGYENPDAEQLPGSSYAPLLVGGVCPEREAIVMYDEYGPVRMIRTREHKYIHRYPYGPNEFYDLREDPEECHNLVSDPARKGLMNELKLQMEQWFNRYVIPEFDGIRQPVNGRGQLDRVDVVPWEGRTFDTDIKLSDDRHSFYFDEEWPSV, encoded by the coding sequence ATGAGTACTGATTCTACCGCCCGTCCCAATGTCCTGGTCATCATGAGCGACGACCAGGGCGCCTGGGCGATGCGATGCGCCGGAAACACCGACCTGCACACCCCGAATCTCGACCGGCTGGCCGAGACGGGCATCCGTTTCGAGAGCTGCTTCTGCGCTTCGCCGGTCTGCTCTCCGGCACGCGCGTCCTTCCTGACGGGCCGCATGCCCTCCCAGCACGGGGTCCACGACTGGCTCCGCAAGGGCAATGTGGAGGACCCGGAGGGACAACACGGGCATGATCGGCCGGTAGAGTACCTCGCCGGGATGCTGGGCTACACCGAGGTGCTTGCCCAGAAGGGCTACCGGTGCGCGCTGAGTGGGAAGTGGCACATGGGTGCCAGCCAGACGCCACAGAAGGGGTTCGGGCACTGGTTCACCCACGGCTTCGGAGGCGGCCCGTACTATGGCTGGATTGCGGTGCGTGACGGCAACCTGTACAAGGAGCCGGGCTATGTGACCGACGTTTTCACGGACGAGGCCTTGCGCTTCCTCGACACCCACGGTGACGACCCGGAGCCCTGGTACCTGCACGTGACCTACACGGCACCCCATAGCCCCTGGGACCGCGACAACCACCCGGCTGAGGTGTGGGAGACCTACAACGACTGCGACTTCACTGCCACGCCCGACCTGCCGCTCCACCCCTGGCAGGCCAACACAGCGCCGCAGGGGACCGGTGAGCGACGCAAGGAACTCCTGCACGGCTACTACACGGCCATCACCGCCATGGACACCCAGATTGGGCGGATTCTCGACTGGCTCGAGGCCCACGGTCAGCGCGAGAACACCCTCGTCGTGTTCACCTCCGACAACGGCATGAACATGGGGCACCACGGCATCTGGGGTAAGGGCAACGGGACTTTTCCCATGAACCTGTTCGACACCTCGTGCAAGGTGCCGCTGATCTTCTCGCGACCGGGACAGATTGCGCAGGGACGCGTCGAGGAGCGGATGGTCTGCCACTATGACTTCATGCCCACCTTGCTGGATTACCTGGGCTATGAGAACCCGGATGCCGAACAGCTACCGGGGAGCAGCTACGCGCCCCTGTTGGTCGGCGGCGTCTGCCCCGAGCGAGAGGCCATCGTGATGTATGACGAGTACGGCCCGGTGCGCATGATCCGCACCCGGGAGCACAAGTACATCCACCGGTACCCCTATGGTCCCAACGAGTTCTACGACCTACGGGAGGACCCCGAGGAGTGCCACAACCTCGTCTCCGATCCCGCGCGCAAGGGACTCATGAACGAGCTGAAGCTGCAGATGGAGCAGTGGTTCAACCGCTACGTGATTCCCGAGTTCGACGGGATCCGCCAGCCCGTCAACGGTCGGGGGCAACTAGATCGCGTCGACGTCGTACCCTGGGAAGGTCGGACCTTCGACACCGACATCAAGCTGAGCGACGACCGCCACAGCTTCTACTTCGATGAGGAGTGGCCGTCGGTCTAG
- a CDS encoding sugar phosphate isomerase/epimerase: MKLGVNSVLFGGYPMEAAFKYTAMSGYDGIELSAIDGMSQHLVLDENWRSLVPEIKRLAGEYGLELMAMEQPSQDPAKMELAFQAAVEIGIPVINCGPGGKSDDDSTWQPVVDSLGSLADMAGRYGVTLCVKAHVGAAIYNTPTTLRLMEAVTSSSLGIDMDPSHIHRAGENPVEAIAAVISRVKHVHIRDCKGRERGPGKPELQANGRGDIDLVGYVRVLHENGYDGALDLEIIGAKEYALEQCCVIAAESRGHMQACLQACGAR, translated from the coding sequence ATGAAACTCGGAGTCAATTCCGTGCTCTTCGGCGGCTACCCGATGGAAGCCGCCTTCAAGTACACCGCAATGTCCGGCTATGACGGGATCGAGCTCTCCGCCATCGACGGCATGAGCCAGCATCTCGTCCTCGATGAAAACTGGCGCTCCCTCGTGCCCGAGATCAAGCGACTGGCAGGCGAGTATGGCCTTGAGTTGATGGCCATGGAGCAGCCCTCGCAGGACCCGGCGAAGATGGAGCTCGCCTTCCAGGCCGCCGTCGAGATCGGCATCCCCGTGATCAACTGCGGCCCCGGCGGCAAGTCCGATGACGACTCCACCTGGCAGCCCGTGGTCGACTCCCTGGGCAGCCTGGCAGACATGGCCGGTCGCTACGGGGTAACCCTCTGCGTGAAGGCCCATGTGGGCGCCGCCATCTACAACACGCCTACGACCCTGCGCCTGATGGAGGCCGTGACCTCGTCGTCGCTGGGTATCGACATGGATCCCTCGCACATCCATCGAGCCGGTGAGAACCCGGTCGAGGCCATCGCCGCCGTCATCTCGCGGGTCAAGCACGTCCACATCCGCGACTGCAAGGGTCGCGAGCGTGGTCCCGGCAAGCCCGAGCTCCAGGCCAATGGCCGTGGCGATATCGACCTCGTCGGCTATGTCCGTGTGCTGCATGAGAACGGCTACGACGGTGCCCTCGACCTTGAGATCATCGGGGCCAAGGAATACGCGCTGGAGCAGTGCTGCGTGATCGCCGCCGAGTCGCGCGGTCACATGCAGGCTTGCC
- a CDS encoding sulfatase, protein MARKRHPNLIFFGIDSLRADHMSCYNYPRLTTPHIDRFAQGATLFENYFSPNIPTTSGYAAMLTGMDLFTSQVVALRHKGPMREEVKTLAEILREAGYTTTSVGYQGNPSARGFDNYLNFSGWGSWNTGRSPKAENLNAVAIPELDRLASQKKPFLLFLRHMDPHAPYLPPAPYERAFYHGKECDPDNHSMDPVMSFKPFCDFFASWMPPGISDKDYMIAQYDGAVAYMDACIQTLFNALEQRGLLEDSIVVITSDHGETLYDHECWFDHHGTYDNVLHVPLILRYPGKVPAGQRLKGFGRHFDLVPTLLELAEIDSGIDFDGLSLMPMVRGEVASNPSEMYITECTWMRKHGWRTPEWKLIVALEPDFHFKPSVELYNLVEDPGENNNLAEACPEVVKMLMGRMKAHIAKREAETGLKDPIKHQGDWHGHKGVGAFKTSQQAYDTLHIGDPAQAAKLQAEARK, encoded by the coding sequence ATGGCCCGTAAGCGCCACCCCAATCTGATCTTCTTCGGCATTGACTCGCTGCGCGCCGACCACATGAGCTGCTACAACTACCCCCGGCTGACCACTCCGCACATCGACCGGTTCGCGCAGGGCGCAACTCTCTTCGAGAACTACTTCAGCCCCAACATCCCGACCACCAGCGGCTATGCCGCGATGCTCACCGGCATGGACCTGTTCACCTCGCAGGTCGTCGCCCTCCGTCACAAGGGGCCGATGCGCGAAGAGGTCAAGACCCTCGCCGAGATACTGCGCGAGGCCGGCTACACCACCACTTCCGTTGGCTACCAGGGCAACCCCTCGGCTCGCGGCTTCGACAACTACCTCAACTTCTCCGGCTGGGGAAGCTGGAACACCGGGCGCAGCCCCAAGGCCGAGAACCTCAACGCCGTAGCGATCCCCGAACTCGATCGCCTCGCGTCCCAGAAGAAGCCCTTCCTGCTCTTCCTGCGCCACATGGACCCGCATGCGCCGTACCTTCCGCCGGCTCCCTACGAGCGCGCCTTCTACCACGGCAAGGAGTGCGATCCCGACAACCACTCCATGGACCCGGTCATGTCCTTCAAGCCCTTCTGCGACTTCTTCGCAAGCTGGATGCCGCCGGGCATCTCCGACAAAGACTACATGATCGCCCAGTACGACGGCGCAGTGGCCTACATGGATGCCTGCATCCAGACGCTCTTCAACGCCCTGGAGCAGCGCGGGCTCCTCGAAGACTCCATCGTGGTCATCACCTCCGACCACGGCGAGACCCTCTATGATCACGAGTGCTGGTTCGATCACCATGGCACCTACGATAACGTGCTGCACGTGCCACTGATCCTGCGCTACCCGGGCAAGGTCCCTGCGGGGCAGCGCCTCAAGGGCTTTGGCCGCCACTTCGACCTCGTGCCGACGCTGCTGGAGCTTGCCGAGATCGACAGCGGCATCGACTTCGACGGTCTCAGCCTGATGCCGATGGTACGCGGCGAGGTCGCCTCGAATCCCAGCGAGATGTACATCACCGAGTGCACCTGGATGCGCAAGCACGGGTGGCGCACCCCGGAGTGGAAGCTCATCGTCGCCCTGGAGCCCGACTTCCACTTCAAGCCGTCTGTCGAGCTGTACAACCTCGTCGAGGACCCCGGCGAGAACAACAACCTGGCCGAGGCATGCCCCGAGGTCGTCAAGATGCTCATGGGTCGCATGAAGGCCCACATCGCGAAGCGCGAAGCCGAGACCGGCCTCAAGGACCCCATCAAGCATCAGGGCGACTGGCACGGTCACAAGGGCGTCGGTGCCTTCAAGACCTCGCAGCAGGCCTATGACACCCTGCACATCGGCGACCCGGCCCAGGCTGCGAAGCTGCAGGCCGAGGCGCGCAAGTAA
- a CDS encoding Flp family type IVb pilin, translating to MKALKTLWKDETGTVAVEYALLLALIAVGTISAYRSLADGINHTVGEATTAVTDH from the coding sequence ATGAAGGCACTCAAGACGCTGTGGAAGGACGAGACCGGGACGGTGGCAGTGGAGTACGCCCTGCTTCTGGCGCTCATTGCCGTGGGCACCATCAGCGCATACCGCTCCCTCGCTGACGGCATCAACCACACCGTAGGGGAAGCGACCACCGCAGTCACCGACCACTAG
- a CDS encoding PfkB family carbohydrate kinase yields the protein MKPTQELSALLAAAKSKRVLVIGDLYLDVYVSGELLGLSPEAPVPVVESRSRKVAPGVACNVAAGIAALGATAQIVGVVGDDADAETLKALCRQLGVDTDGVVVQAGRATNQHTRITVRDAHMPERPVLRIDSPRSPAPAAETEAAVIARIQALAPTVDAIVVIESVGGIATSAVIDAAQRAARAHDILLVGDLFGQAQFAYGYDLLLPNEREAGNLVGVRPDTDSAIDDAGNRLVTEYNNNAVAVTRGPKGITLYLRQGRIHVPTQEREVFDVTGAGDTVTAAFTVALLAGADHHRAAQLANLAAYVAVGRSGTAIVTADDVQHAEVEISSVQKGGKLRSREELARIVQAAKAQGKKIAFTNGCFDLIHPGHVTYLRQAAELGDALIVALNSDSSVQSLKGPTRPILKQDERAMILSALESVTWITIFDEQRVTGLLEELKPDVWVKGGDYTLDSLDQGERRMADSLGCQIALIPPIEGVSTTDIVHRIAEARGGTQSL from the coding sequence ATGAAGCCAACACAGGAACTGTCAGCCCTGCTCGCCGCGGCAAAGAGCAAACGAGTCTTGGTCATCGGTGACCTGTACCTGGACGTCTACGTATCCGGCGAACTGCTCGGGCTCTCTCCCGAAGCGCCGGTGCCTGTGGTTGAGTCCCGATCTCGCAAGGTCGCGCCGGGCGTCGCCTGCAATGTGGCTGCGGGCATCGCTGCCCTGGGTGCAACCGCGCAGATCGTGGGTGTCGTCGGCGATGATGCGGACGCGGAGACCCTGAAGGCCCTGTGCCGCCAACTCGGTGTCGATACGGACGGTGTCGTGGTGCAGGCCGGACGCGCCACCAATCAGCACACGCGCATCACGGTCCGGGACGCTCACATGCCCGAACGTCCGGTCCTGCGCATCGATAGCCCCCGCTCCCCTGCGCCGGCGGCAGAGACCGAGGCAGCCGTCATCGCGCGCATACAGGCGCTCGCCCCCACTGTTGACGCCATTGTCGTCATTGAGAGCGTAGGAGGCATCGCTACCTCCGCCGTCATCGATGCCGCCCAGCGCGCGGCGCGGGCACACGACATTCTGCTCGTTGGGGACCTATTTGGTCAAGCCCAATTTGCCTACGGCTACGACCTGCTCCTCCCCAATGAGCGTGAGGCAGGGAATCTCGTCGGTGTTCGGCCCGACACGGACAGTGCCATCGACGATGCCGGAAACCGCCTGGTTACCGAGTACAACAACAACGCCGTGGCCGTCACCCGGGGCCCCAAGGGCATCACCCTCTACCTGCGCCAGGGACGAATCCACGTGCCCACCCAGGAGCGGGAAGTGTTCGACGTGACCGGGGCGGGCGATACAGTCACCGCCGCCTTCACTGTCGCTCTCCTCGCGGGCGCCGATCACCACCGGGCCGCACAACTCGCCAATCTCGCCGCCTATGTCGCCGTCGGACGCTCCGGCACCGCCATCGTCACCGCCGACGACGTTCAGCACGCCGAGGTCGAGATCTCCTCCGTCCAGAAGGGCGGCAAGCTCCGCTCTCGCGAGGAGCTCGCCCGTATCGTCCAGGCCGCCAAGGCCCAGGGCAAGAAGATCGCCTTCACCAACGGGTGCTTCGACCTCATCCACCCCGGCCATGTCACCTACCTGCGGCAGGCCGCCGAGCTCGGCGACGCCCTCATCGTCGCCCTCAACTCCGATAGCTCCGTCCAGTCCCTCAAGGGCCCAACCCGCCCCATCCTCAAACAGGACGAACGGGCGATGATCCTCTCAGCCCTGGAGAGCGTCACCTGGATCACCATCTTCGACGAGCAGCGCGTCACCGGGCTCCTCGAAGAGCTCAAGCCCGACGTCTGGGTCAAGGGCGGCGACTACACCCTCGACTCCCTTGACCAGGGCGAGCGCCGGATGGCCGACAGCCTGGGCTGCCAGATCGCTCTTATCCCCCCCATCGAGGGCGTCTCCACCACCGACATCGTCCACCGTATCGCGGAAGCTCGGGGTGGGACGCAGTCCCTTTGA
- a CDS encoding DUF1080 domain-containing protein — protein MADAKNLGYDDTPILPGTTWHVHDGKRPQPPIVTPGTESSQEKAGLPPSDAVILFDGSCLCGWESKNGGEAQWKVENGYMEVVPKTGNIRTKQQFGDCHLHLEWAAPVEVIGDSQGRGNSGVFMMGRYEIQVLDCFDNPTYPDGTTGGIYGQYPPLANACRKPGEWNVYDIIWETPRWDDEKLVKPAYVTVILNGIVLHHRKQLRGTTSHRVLTEYVRHAPTGPLELQDHTNPVRFRNIWYRPLKDYDEA, from the coding sequence ATGGCAGACGCTAAGAACCTTGGATACGACGATACCCCAATCCTGCCCGGCACGACTTGGCACGTTCACGACGGCAAGCGGCCGCAGCCGCCGATCGTCACCCCCGGCACCGAGAGCAGCCAGGAGAAGGCTGGTCTTCCGCCGTCCGATGCGGTCATCCTCTTCGACGGCTCCTGCCTCTGCGGCTGGGAGAGCAAGAACGGTGGAGAAGCGCAGTGGAAGGTCGAGAACGGCTACATGGAGGTCGTTCCCAAGACCGGCAACATCCGCACCAAGCAGCAGTTCGGCGACTGCCACCTGCACCTCGAGTGGGCTGCACCGGTCGAGGTCATCGGCGACAGTCAGGGTCGCGGCAACAGCGGCGTCTTCATGATGGGCCGCTACGAGATTCAGGTTCTCGACTGCTTCGACAACCCGACCTACCCGGACGGCACCACCGGCGGGATCTACGGCCAGTATCCGCCGCTTGCCAACGCTTGCCGCAAGCCCGGCGAGTGGAACGTCTACGACATCATCTGGGAGACCCCGCGCTGGGATGACGAGAAGCTCGTCAAGCCCGCCTACGTCACCGTCATCCTCAACGGAATCGTCCTGCATCACCGCAAGCAGCTTCGCGGCACCACCTCTCACCGCGTGCTGACCGAGTACGTCCGGCATGCGCCGACCGGTCCGCTGGAGCTCCAGGACCACACCAACCCCGTGCGGTTCCGCAACATCTGGTACCGCCCGCTCAAGGACTACGACGAGGCCTAA